In the Juglans microcarpa x Juglans regia isolate MS1-56 chromosome 6D, Jm3101_v1.0, whole genome shotgun sequence genome, one interval contains:
- the LOC121234432 gene encoding protein BREVIS RADIX-like, translating into MFTCIACTKPEDGEEESGGARGSGTPSTKEAVKSLTAQIKDMALKFSGAYRQCKPCTGSSSYKKGQRHYPDFDTISEGVPYPYLGGASASSTPAWDFTSHHHNTRSDSRFTGALRGDQTPGGASVSAQSCDVVLEDEDEPKEWMAQVEPGVHITFVSLPNGGNDLKRIRFSREMFNKWQAQRWWGENYDRIMELYNVQRFNRQALHTPPRSEDEQRDSSFTRLGSARESPMASSLNREWTPRSHYRPSGKGYYPSDPMDQGGGHHYNVGSSMEASRTTTSSRDEASVSISNASDLETEWVEEDDPGVYITIRQLADGTRELRRVRFSRERFGEDHAKLWWEENKERIQAQYL; encoded by the exons ATGTTTACATGCATAGCGTGCACGAAGCCGGAAGATGGCGAGGAAGAAAGCGGAGGAGCGCGCGGCAGTGGCACGCCAAGTACGAAAGAAGCCGTCAAAAGCCTGACTGCGCAG ATCAAGGATATGGCATTGAAATTTTCTGGTGCTTACCGGCAATGCAAGCCCTGCACAGGCTCCAGCAGCTACAAGAAAGGCCAGCGGCATTACCCAGACTTTGATACTATTTCAGAAGGGGTTCCATACCCCTACCTTGGAGGTGCAAGTGCAAGTTCAACACCCGCATGGGACTTCACAAGTCACCACCATAATACAAGATCTGATTCAAGATTTACTGGGGCATTGAGAGGTGACCAGACTCCTGGAGGAGCATCTGTATCTGCGCAGTCTTGTGATGTGGTGctagaggatgaggatgagcCCAAGGAGTGGATGGCACAGGTGGAACCAGGTGTTCACATTACTTTCGTGTCCCTTCCTAATGGCGGAAATGATCTTAAGCGAATACGCTTCAG CCGAGAGATGTTCAATAAATGGCAAGCTCAACGATGGTGGGGAGAGAATTATGACCGGATCATGGAGCTCTACAACGTCCAGAGATTCAACAGACAAGCTCTTCACACTCCCCCAAGGTCTGAGGATGAG CAGAGGGATTCTTCATTCACAAGGCTAGGATCAGCCAGGGAAAGCCCTATGGCTTCATCGTTGAACAGGGAGTGGACACCAAGGAGCCACTATAGACCCTCTGGCAAAGGTTATTACCCCTCTGACCCTATGGATCAAGGTGGTGGCCACCATTACAATGTAGGGTCATCCATGGAAGCATCACGGACGACAACCTCATCTAGGGACGAGGCTTCAGTTTCGATAAGCAATGCCAGTGACTTAGAGACAGAATGGGTAGAGGAAGATGACCCTGGGGTGTACATTACCATCAGACAGTTAGCTGATGGCACTAGGGAGCTGCGGCGTGTCAGGTTCAG CCGAGAAAGGTTCGGGGAGGATCACGCAAAGCTGTGGTGGGAAGAGAACAAAGAGAGAATACAAGCTCAGTACCTTTAA